From Roseicitreum antarcticum, one genomic window encodes:
- a CDS encoding DUF262 domain-containing protein: MKAAETRVDRFLASSETAFAIPVYQRNYDWTRVQCQQLFNDILAIGADESQSGHFIGSIVYVHDDVYTASGLRELTIIDGQQRLTTLTLIFIALYRHAIATGKDQQAQRIYKTYLINEFAEDTEKLKLKPTDNNKVALAQIMDPKEAVKASGYSRLIENFRFFQTRITETNFDVVQRGLPKLIFVDIALDRQKDNPQRIFESLNSTGLELSQADLIRNYILMGLPRKEQEQVFRKFWEPIEANARNLEVNESRVSDFIRDFLTLKQKDIPNKGAVYEKFKERYPAPNSSDLMDALEELREFSNVYARLLNPNLENDPMIRREVGYIRMLEVNVAFPFLMPVYRDFTAGTISSDVFASVLRLVQSYVWRRFILSLPTNALNKIFMSLYDRVEPAEYLVSIERALMQRGGSQRFPRDAEVMAMLREKDIYSTKSRTRTYFFDRLENHKNREVVDVTVPGITVEHIFPQNPEAGWRSELAADEYALLGEQYLNTVGNLTLSGNNGRLGNKVFVDKRDMNEDGGEQGYRFSRLWLNRDLQTLDEWGVQQVEARADRIANRFLEVWPAPSIDVLAEPNGDEVNIFDSEEPRFKRLDYAVFLGTRLHVTQVAKLYVEVFEQLLVLQPESFQGTKLGERIQLTSEPDTLRQAVKIAEGYFIEGNIDSTNKFERLKLALTELGMEEELFIKFA; encoded by the coding sequence ATGAAAGCTGCCGAAACCCGCGTCGACCGATTCTTGGCCAGCAGTGAGACGGCTTTCGCCATTCCGGTTTACCAGCGAAACTATGACTGGACCCGGGTTCAGTGCCAGCAGTTATTCAATGATATCCTAGCCATCGGCGCTGACGAGAGCCAGTCGGGGCACTTCATCGGCAGCATCGTCTACGTCCATGACGATGTCTACACGGCGTCGGGCTTGCGCGAGCTGACGATCATTGACGGGCAGCAACGGCTGACCACGCTGACTTTGATCTTCATCGCGCTTTACCGGCATGCCATCGCCACGGGGAAAGATCAGCAAGCCCAGCGCATCTATAAGACCTATCTTATCAACGAGTTCGCTGAAGATACCGAAAAGCTGAAGCTGAAGCCGACGGACAACAATAAGGTGGCCTTGGCACAAATCATGGACCCCAAGGAAGCCGTGAAGGCCAGCGGCTATTCGCGGCTGATCGAGAACTTCCGTTTCTTCCAAACGCGCATCACGGAAACCAACTTTGATGTTGTTCAGCGCGGTCTGCCAAAACTGATCTTTGTCGATATTGCCCTCGATCGACAGAAGGACAACCCCCAGCGGATTTTCGAGAGCTTGAATTCGACGGGCCTAGAGCTTTCGCAGGCTGACCTGATTCGGAATTACATCTTGATGGGGCTGCCACGGAAAGAGCAGGAACAAGTTTTCCGGAAGTTTTGGGAGCCTATCGAGGCAAATGCCAGAAACCTTGAGGTGAACGAAAGCCGAGTGTCGGATTTCATTCGAGATTTTCTAACGCTGAAACAGAAAGACATTCCCAATAAGGGTGCGGTCTATGAAAAGTTTAAAGAGCGTTATCCGGCTCCTAACTCTTCCGACTTAATGGATGCCCTTGAAGAGTTGCGCGAATTTTCCAACGTTTATGCGCGCCTTCTGAACCCCAACCTGGAAAACGACCCTATGATCCGGCGCGAGGTGGGTTACATCCGGATGCTAGAAGTAAATGTGGCCTTTCCTTTCCTCATGCCGGTCTATCGGGATTTCACGGCCGGGACCATTTCTAGCGACGTATTCGCGTCCGTTCTGCGACTTGTGCAGAGCTACGTCTGGCGCCGGTTTATCCTAAGCCTTCCTACAAATGCCTTGAACAAGATTTTCATGAGCCTTTACGACCGAGTCGAACCCGCAGAGTATCTGGTGTCGATCGAGCGTGCCTTGATGCAGCGCGGTGGGAGCCAGCGTTTCCCGCGGGATGCAGAGGTTATGGCGATGTTGCGGGAGAAGGATATCTACAGCACCAAAAGCCGGACGCGGACATATTTCTTCGACCGCTTGGAAAACCACAAAAACAGGGAAGTGGTGGATGTCACAGTGCCGGGCATAACGGTGGAACACATTTTCCCTCAAAATCCGGAAGCAGGTTGGCGGAGTGAGCTGGCAGCTGACGAGTATGCTTTGCTCGGGGAGCAATACCTCAACACAGTTGGGAACCTCACTCTTTCCGGAAACAACGGTCGGTTGGGGAACAAGGTTTTCGTCGACAAGCGTGACATGAACGAAGATGGCGGCGAGCAGGGGTATCGCTTCAGCCGCCTATGGCTCAACCGTGATCTTCAGACCCTTGATGAATGGGGAGTCCAGCAGGTTGAAGCCCGGGCTGATCGTATCGCAAATCGCTTTCTGGAAGTCTGGCCAGCACCTTCGATCGACGTTCTCGCGGAACCGAATGGCGATGAAGTCAACATTTTCGACTCGGAGGAGCCCCGCTTCAAGCGCCTGGACTATGCGGTTTTCCTTGGCACACGTTTACATGTAACACAGGTCGCCAAACTCTATGTCGAGGTTTTTGAGCAGCTACTGGTCCTGCAGCCAGAGTCATTCCAAGGTACAAAGCTGGGAGAGAGAATACAGCTGACGTCCGAACCCGACACACTGCGTCAGGCGGTCAAGATCGCGGAAGGCTATTTCATTGAGGGCAATATTGACTCAACCAACAAGTTTGAGCGCCTCAAATTAGCGTTGACTGAACTGGGCATGGAAGAGGAGCTTTTCATCAAATTTGCATAG